The sequence GAAAATATACAACCATTTACAATATATCAATAACATAAcatacttttgtatatatatggatctatataatatatatatatatatatatatttcatgtttCAAGCGAATGTTCTTGTGAATGCTCATAGAAAAAGTTGGTTTGTGTCGCTTATCCTTCCtacatgatttcaattattaaaaactatttagCAAAATTAAATACTTATGGTCTAAACAAAGTGTTTGTATTGGTGTTGATTTTGTCTAGGGATGGGTCCAGTATCAGTGGAGGCACGCACATGTGAGTCACAGAGCCATAGGTTCAAGGGTCCATGCGTGAGCGAAAATAACTGCGCAAACGTGTGCCACAACGAAGGTTTTGGCGGAGGCAAATGCCGTGGACTTCGTCGTCGGTGCTTCTGCACCAGACATTGCTGATTCATTGAACCTCATAAATCATCAAAATCATCGGTCCATTGTCTTGTGTTTGCTTCTTTCTTATCTAAATCTTCAGTAAAGTACCATGTCGTACGGTACGCGTGTGTTTGTCTTTTGTTTGTTCTCGAATAAGTCGTTTGTGTCTTTACAGTTGTAAGGTAATGTTATATTCTAAATGATGGTAACTGGGGATTTGATAATATAAACAtgactaaaattaaaatgtggTACTATATAACTGCaatttatgtgtgtttgtgGGATAAATGATAGTTTCCATTGAATAAGTGGTGTGAAAATCATATTTGATAAAGGAAAAATATTTTGGGAATTCActagataaatattaaa is a genomic window of Brassica napus cultivar Da-Ae chromosome A2, Da-Ae, whole genome shotgun sequence containing:
- the LOC125579930 gene encoding defensin-like protein 1 — encoded protein: MKLSMRLISAVLLLFMIFVATGMGPVSVEARTCESQSHRFKGPCVSENNCANVCHNEGFGGGKCRGLRRRCFCTRHC